The genomic region CCTGCGCCGGGTGATTGTGGACGCTTGCGGGGTCCGCCGGGTCCTGCGCCGGGTGATTGTGGACGCTTGCGGGGTCCGCCGGGTCCTGCGCCGGGTGATTGTGGACGCTTGCGGGGTCCACCGGGTCCTGCGCCGGGTGATTGTGGACGCTTGCGGGGTCCACCGGGCCCTGCGCCGGGTGATTGTGGACGCTTGCGGGGTCCGCCAGGTCCGGCTTGTGATGGTCCACCAGGCCTCTGGGGTCTGTCCGATCTGTCCACCCTGTCCGGTCTATTCCCACTATCCCCTCTACCAAGTCTATCTGCACTGCCCGGCCTGTCTCCCCTCTCACCCTTATCAGGTCTGTCCTGTCTATCTCCCCTCTCACCCCTATCGGGCCTGTCCGGTCTATCTCCCCTCTCACCCCTATCGGGCCTGTCCGGTCTATCTCTCCTCTCCGGCCTATCAGGTCTGTCCGGTCTGGTATTCGGTGACCTGGAACTATCGGGCATCTGGGGTCTATCCGGCCTCTCCCCCCTATCGGGCCTGTCCGGTCTATCTCCCCTCTCACCCCTATCAGGCCTGTCCGGTCTATCTGGTCTGTCCTGTGACGAAGCATTTGTATCCGCCGGGTACAATTCCTGGGTCGCCGCGGGTGCAGGAAACGAAAGGAGAAATAGGGCCGCTAAGGCGATGACAATGTGTTTCCGCATTGTTTCTTACCGTCCATGAAATTACGCATGCAGCGTAGTCCCTGCCGTTAGTCTTTCAGGCGCTGCAGCTGTTCGGTCAGCCTTTCAATTAACGCGTTAAGTTTTTCGCGTGCGCTCTCGCTCAGGTCTCCAAGCTCTTCTTTCATCAGTTTACGCATGTTAGTCAGGTCTTTTTCCAATTGTTTGCGCATTTTTTCCCGTTCGACCTTCCGTTTGGCGTGCTTCTCGGTGCGTGTGGCGTCTCGCTCCTGCCGGTGTTTGGTCCTGAGTTCTTCCATCTCTGTCTGGTGTTTTGTGCGCATCTCGCCCATTTCCTGCTTGTGCCGTTCCTTGAGGCCGGCCTTGTCTACCTTTTGAGCCGAGGCTTCCGGTGCGGGTTTTTCCTCTTCCGCCAGGGCTGCAACTGACAGGGTAAGACAAAGTGCCGCCAGCACAGGTATCATTAGTTTATACATTAACTTTTACCTCTTTCATGAGTTAAGGGAATGAAATACACGGGTTCCTGCCAGGGATTAGAAATTGTACCAACTATGATTTGGATGGTTCTAAAGTCGACTCTTCCAGGAAATTACGAACACTCCGCTCTACGTCTTCCATGGTCACGTCGGTATCCTTACAGTACCCATGAGGCCTCAGGTTGGGTACCGAGACAATAGCCTTAGGGAACGCGGCCATTAGTCCTATACGCAGTTCCTTCTCGCACGCTATGGCTATCACACCGCGGATTTCGTCAGACTTGACCCTCTGCAGTGCGGCCCTTCCCCCGGTAGCCACGGCCAGATGGACACCGTATTTATCGGATAAAGCTATTAGATCCATTACCTTACACTTACCGCAGCGCTTGCACTCTGCAAGGTCGAGGGTTATCTTCTGCGGACACTTTGACCACTGGATGCAGTGTGGAAACATTATCAGGAGGCTGGAGGGTGGGCACTTAGAGCCCTTCAACCTCTGCAGCATGTTGCTCAGAGAGACAAACTTGCCGTCCAGTACCTCACCAATGCTCATATATCTTTCCCCTTCGAAATTATAGGACTTTTATGCCATTTTATATGGGGTGTGGTGAAAGTCAAGGATGTTTATTACGACACAAAGCACTCACCTTCAACCACATGGTGCCCCAGCAGGTATTCCCGTGCCGTCATCTCCCTGCCGCCCTCCGGCTGGAGCCGGGTTATCCATAACGAGCCTGCCCCCGCGGCTACCTGTATGCCCTGGTCTGACGTGCCAAGTATGGTACCCGGCCTGCCGGGTTCTCGTGACTCGTTTTTGGCCTCTACGCGCGAGCGCAGGACGATGAGCCTTTTCTTCGGCCTGCCCCCTTTACCGGGGAGGAAAGCAAAGGCACCCGGCCACGGGTTCATCCCACGGACAAAATTATGTATATTTTCCGCTGGCTGGTTCCAATTGATGAGGGCATCTTCTTTCTTTACCCGGCGTACGTAACTTGCCGATTCTTCCCGTTGAGGGGTACAGGATACCGTCGAGTCTTCGTAGGTGTCGAGTACCCTTATCAGGAGGTCACCGGCTACCACGGCAAGTCTCCGTTCCAGCTCCCCGGCCGTTTCATCAGGCCCTATCTCCACCACTTCCTTGTCGATAACGTCCCCGGTGTCTATTTCATATGCCACCTTTTGCGCCGTAACGCCCGTGACCTTTTCACCGTCTATGATGGCCTGTGCGATGGGTGCGGCCCCACGATATTTGGGCAGTAATGAGGCATGGAGGTTGATGCAGGCAATCCTTGGGATCTTGAGGAATTCCCGTGACAGCTTTTGGCCGAATGCGACCACAACGATGAGGTCCGGAGCAAGGCCCTCAAGCGTCCGGATCGTACCCTGCTCATTGACGCTCTCGGGCTGGATTATTCTGAGACCGAGCTCTTCGGCCAGCTGTTTTACGGGCGGGGGGAACGTGTGCTGGTGGTGCCGTCCCCTGGGCCTGTCCGGCCGGGTAACTACCGCAGTGATGCGATGTCCGGGGGTACCGGCAAGGCGTCTGAGCGGGGGCAATGCGAAGTCAGGCGTTCCCATGAAAACAACGTTCATTTGCTGAAAATTCTCCAGGACGGGGCACAGACGGCAGGGGGTTGTTAGTGGGGCGGTTTAAAGCCTTTGGGTGCTGGCGGTCTCTTCTTTGTAGATCGTCTCCAGTTCCTTGATTCTCCTCGAGTTTGCCACACTGCCGGCAGGGGTCATCCTGTCAATAATCAGCCTGCCGTTGAGGTGGTCTATCTCGTGCTGCCACACCCTTGCCTCAAGGCCCTCCGCCTCCATCTCCAACCTCTCACCTTCAAGATTGTACGCAACTACCCTTACCGTTTCAGACCTTGCTATGTTTCCGAACACGCCGGGCAGGCTCAGACAGCCCTCCTCTTCCAGCGACGCGCCCTCCTCATGCGTTATGACAGGGTTTACGAAGACGCTCCCGCCGGTCTTTTCGCCGGAGGTGTCTTTCACCAGCAGCCTTACGGGCCAGCCCACCTGCGGGGCGGCAAGCCCCACCCCTTCAGCCTCGTACAGAAGCCGGAGCATCTCCTCGGCCTTTTTACAAACCTCTTTGGTTATCTCTTTTACGGGCCCGGCCTTCCGGCTCAGCCTGGAGTCAGGGTAAAGTAGTATCTTCATGCTCTGTTTAAAGGAATTTTATGGGCAAAAAAGCCTGGGACAACCTGATACCAGAGAGTCCCTGCTAAAAACCAAGTATAACAGCCACTTGATAGTTCTGCAAGGGGCAGGGGGCAGCCACTTGCTTTTTACAGCGGTGGCGAGCCGGTGAGGCGGCCTCCAAAGAGTTATTTCTGTTGACAGATGGTTTCACGTCTAATAAATTATACTGTTTTCATGTTTCTTGGGAGGAGACTATGCCACAAAGACCAACGGCAAGCAAGAGCCTGAGACAGAACGTACAGCGGCGGGCGCGAAACCGCACGGCAAGGTCTGCACTCAGGACGCAGTTGAAGAAATTTGTTACGGCCGCTGAAACAGGAAACGTAGATGCGGCAAAGGAAGAACTGCGCCTTACCATCAGGGCGCTGGACCGGTCGGCAGCCAGAAACCTCATCAAAAAGGGCACGGCTGCGCGTCAAAAATCCCGCCTTACCATAAGACTCAGCAGGCTTGTGGCCGGAGAGGGCAAAAAAGCCTCAGAGACCGGGAAGTAACTGCCAGGCAAGACCGTGCAAACGTCATTATGTCATTCTGAGTTTTTTGAGCGAAGAATCCAGGTAGGGGCACGTTGCAACGTGCCCCTACGATTAGATTCATTTTTCTCCCTTAGAATGGTCCGCCACAGGTGTAATTCTTCATAATTATTCTGGTAACAGTCTGGCAGGGTAGCGGCAGGGTAGCGCGGAAGTTGGGAAATCCATTAACTAACCCTGCCAGGGAGGCTGTTAGCAACGACAAAGTCTATCAAATCTGTCTTGACCGGTAATCGGGTATTGGAGTAACGTCTCTGAGCTTTCACGATTTTTAAAGGCATGAATTAAGAAATGGGATTAACTGTACAGAAATTTGGCGGCTCATCCGTTGCCGACGCGGAGAAAATTAAGGCCGCGGCCCGGAGGGTGGTGCAGTCCTTCAGGGAAGGTAACCAGGTGGTGGTGGTCGTGTCGGCCCGCGGGGAGATGACCGACGAGCTCTTCGGGCTTGCAAAGGAGATAACAGAGAAACCTTCGTCCAGGGAACTTGACACGCTGGTCTCCACCGGTGAGCAGGTGTCCATCGCGCTAATGGCTATGGCCATACATGCCCTGGGCCACGACGCCATATCGTTTACCGGCGCGCAGGTAGGTATAGTCACGGACGGCTACCACACCAACGCCAGAATACTAAAGATAGACACAAAG from Candidatus Bathyanammoxibius amoris harbors:
- a CDS encoding DUF116 domain-containing protein, with translation MSIGEVLDGKFVSLSNMLQRLKGSKCPPSSLLIMFPHCIQWSKCPQKITLDLAECKRCGKCKVMDLIALSDKYGVHLAVATGGRAALQRVKSDEIRGVIAIACEKELRIGLMAAFPKAIVSVPNLRPHGYCKDTDVTMEDVERSVRNFLEESTLEPSKS
- the fmt gene encoding methionyl-tRNA formyltransferase, with translation MNVVFMGTPDFALPPLRRLAGTPGHRITAVVTRPDRPRGRHHQHTFPPPVKQLAEELGLRIIQPESVNEQGTIRTLEGLAPDLIVVVAFGQKLSREFLKIPRIACINLHASLLPKYRGAAPIAQAIIDGEKVTGVTAQKVAYEIDTGDVIDKEVVEIGPDETAGELERRLAVVAGDLLIRVLDTYEDSTVSCTPQREESASYVRRVKKEDALINWNQPAENIHNFVRGMNPWPGAFAFLPGKGGRPKKRLIVLRSRVEAKNESREPGRPGTILGTSDQGIQVAAGAGSLWITRLQPEGGREMTAREYLLGHHVVEGECFVS
- the def gene encoding peptide deformylase → MKILLYPDSRLSRKAGPVKEITKEVCKKAEEMLRLLYEAEGVGLAAPQVGWPVRLLVKDTSGEKTGGSVFVNPVITHEEGASLEEEGCLSLPGVFGNIARSETVRVVAYNLEGERLEMEAEGLEARVWQHEIDHLNGRLIIDRMTPAGSVANSRRIKELETIYKEETASTQRL
- the rpsT gene encoding 30S ribosomal protein S20; translation: MPQRPTASKSLRQNVQRRARNRTARSALRTQLKKFVTAAETGNVDAAKEELRLTIRALDRSAARNLIKKGTAARQKSRLTIRLSRLVAGEGKKASETGK